From a region of the Leishmania major strain Friedlin complete genome, chromosome 4 genome:
- a CDS encoding putative 60S ribosomal protein L10, with amino-acid sequence MARRPSRCYRFCKNKPYPKSRFCRGVPDPKIRNFDIGRRRATVDEFPVCIHVVSRELEQIASEALEAARIQANKYMVKRANKDVFHMRTRAHPFHVLRINKMLSCAGADRLQTGMRGAFGKPNGVCARVRIGQILLSMRTKEAYVPQAFEALRRAKMKFPGRQIIVMSKYWGFTNILRTEYEALRDAGKLEQRGTHCKLIAPKGKITMRNVMA; translated from the coding sequence ATGGCCCGCCGTCCGTCTCGCTGCTACCGGTTCTGCAAGAACAAGCCGTACCCGAAGTCGCGCTTCTGCCGTGGTGTGCCGGATCCGAAGATCCGCAACTTCGACATTGGCCGACGTCGCGCCACCGTCGATGAGTTCCCGGTGTGCATCCACGTCGTGTCGCGCGAGCTGGAGCAGATCGCGTccgaggcgctggaggctgCCCGCATTCAGGCCAACAAGTACATGGTGAAGCGTGCCAACAAGGATGTGTTTCACATGCGCACCCGCGCCCACCCCTTCCACGTGCTGCGCATCAACAAGATGCTCtcgtgcgccggcgccgatcGTCTGCAGACCGGCATGCGGGGTGCCTTCGGTAAGCCGaacggcgtgtgcgcccgCGTCCGCATTGGTCAGATCCTGCTGTCCATGCGCACCAAGGAGGCGTACGTGCCGCAGGCCTTCGAGGCCCTGCGCCGCGCCAAGATGAAGTTCCCCGGCCGCCAGATCATCGTCATGTCCAAGTACTGGGGCTTCACCAACATCCTCCGCACCGAGTACGAGGCTCTGCGCGACGCCGGCAAGCTCGAGCAGCGCGGTACCCACTGCAAGCTGATCGCCCCCAAGGGCAAGATCACGATGCGCAACGTGATGGCGTAA